In Nycticebus coucang isolate mNycCou1 chromosome 24, mNycCou1.pri, whole genome shotgun sequence, a single window of DNA contains:
- the C24H8orf48 gene encoding LOW QUALITY PROTEIN: uncharacterized protein C8orf48 homolog (The sequence of the model RefSeq protein was modified relative to this genomic sequence to represent the inferred CDS: substituted 1 base at 1 genomic stop codon) has product MAKSEDAKQEQEELVQTESTIADLSDQTETFSSFTNEVQSSGSFSCSGGPQSRSFDPGNKPESEEQMESLEQDDKHSDLSDFKNNENKFSIKWINYLKGKETNSEWSQSDTRLQTEITQVSDKELNALQSFCAVKINLIHHRVNSQKKSSRQKKPQLRLNEETSERDALNCTVPDELVNRIYFKNLRTAPIQMTEAKQHIFSQCPECNKKREELAQYAFLKEKKTLLESFLLREKIDEQLYAKDVLTRIGEAHRNLPRLSDDPRIIWKRLNEKSHIRYSGVKRSDTEQKIXQDGNSDCHSPFLYYFSSHLL; this is encoded by the coding sequence ATGGCAAAGTCCGAGGATGCAAAACAAGAGCAAGAAGAATTGGTCCAAACGGAGAGTACTATCGCAGACCTTTCTGATCAAACAGAGACTTTCAGTTCCTTTACTAATGAGGTACAGAGTTCTGGTTCATTCAGCTGCTCTGGAGGACCACAGTCCCGGTCCTTTGACCCTGGAAACAAGCCCGAGAGTGAAGAGCAGATGGAAAGCTTAGAACAAGACGATAAACATTCTGATCTTTcagactttaaaaataatgaaaacaaatttagTATAAAGTGGATCAATTACCTCAAGGGCAAAGAAACTAACTCTGAGTGGTCCCAATCAGACACTAGACTTCAAACGGAAATTACTCAGGTATCCGATAAAGAATTGAATGCCCTGCAGTCTTTTTGCGCGGTTAAGATAAACTTGATCCATCACAGAGTGAACTCACAGAAGAAGAGCAGCAGACAGAAAAAGCCGCAGCTTAGATTGAACGAAGAGACTTCAGAGAGAGACGCCTTAAACTGTACTGTCCCTGATGAACTTGTGAACagaatctattttaaaaacttgagGACAGCACCAATACAGATGACAGAAGCTAAGCAACACATTTTTTCTCAGTGTCCTGAATGtaacaagaaaagagaagagcTGGCACAATATGCCttcttgaaagaaaagaagactttACTGGAGTCTTTTCTACTCCGAGAAAAAATAGATGAACAGCTTTATGCCAAAGATGTTCTCACGCGTATTGGAGAAGCACACCGAAACCTTCCCAGGCTTTCCGATGACCCCAGAATAATTTGGAAAAGACTGAATGAGAAAAGTCATATCCGATACTCTGGTGTTAAAAGGTCAGATACAGAGCAGAAGATTTAGCAAGATGGAAATAGTGATTGTCATTCACCTTTTCTCTACTACTTCTCAAGCCACTTACTCTAA